The Toxorhynchites rutilus septentrionalis strain SRP chromosome 1, ASM2978413v1, whole genome shotgun sequence genome contains the following window.
aaattccttagaagtgcaaagttcatcccaaaaattgggagccaatgtaaaaccaaaagtgttatcatcaagatggatgattcatcacaagatgctaacatacaatttgaaaactcaacaaatatAGAGATTTGTGTTATTGAGCCTCCGAGGAAGGTAGCGCCAGAAATAACAccaaaggaattgtttataaatgaatcttcatttcttccaaggagaaataattcccacaatagaaaatcatatTCAGTCGATAATTATAGTATTGGAAATCTCGATAAATACTGTACCCCAGATTACCAGTATCCTCGACGTCGTATCAAAAACGACTTCCACTCTGTAACCGCGAGTTACACTATTGTACCATCATTAACGAAATATGATGAATAttctattttgcaaaatttgtgacatgttgacaatatttagtcatagggcaacacatataaaataatgcgatcgttatagttaaaagccatagattcgtataaaataggactacttataattgaaaaattatggCTCTGAATAACTTTCAAATCTTTAGAAGACTGTTTCCTAAGTATTAGGGGCGTCTATTTACCTGTATGACAACGAGAGCAATACATCTTGAGTTAGCGCAAGATATAAGTTCGGATTCTTTCATTATATGTTTCCGCAATTTGCAAAATTATGGCCCAGATAGGGAAATTATTACCGTAGATCAAAACTATAAACTCTCTAATATAGAGGTtggaaagtttgtttttcaacgtttgtaatatgttgatattctttatatctatataaagtatagaaaatcttaagcttgataaaatataaagacgaaaatcttaaaatggaaatttaacaaaactgttaactgaattaattagaaaatatttttaggcaaatgatttgcttgaagttcagcaagtgagctgctgaaagactttaatacaatttaagatacaattgtttcgttataaaatggacccaataaaatgataacttgtaaggtccaaaatatcaattagagcaaaaaagaaGAGACTGTCTGGTCAAGCGTCAAGCATTTGGAATGCTCAAAACATTACTCTGATGGGTTAAAAGTATAGCAAGTATTctgctgaaaaatatacattgaccactaaagaaaaaattatggCGCAGCAAGTGATATGCTGAAGCCAGTTTCTATACGAATGATTGGCTCAAAGCTCAGTAAGTGAATTGCTTAAAACTCAGCAAGTGGATTGCTGAGAGTAACAACATCACCAGTAAGTCGGTTGATGAAATACAGCATGTGAGATGCtgaagaaagattttttaaacaagTGGTTTGCGAAGCTCAGCATGTGAGTTGCTGAGAATATGATCAATGCATTattcaaatgaatattaaaagcatagcttccagtcttaactgagggaaagattggagatggttaactatacaatgtagatgacattatgagttatttgaatacaagtaacaggaaaaaaaattgaatgaaatttttaaatgtatttcaaAGTATATCACACTATGAGAGCATGAGTTGCATGCATAAAGAAAACGACTTGAAAAAGTTTATGTGAGCTACGATCAGTCGTATTATATGATTAGTCGGAACAGTTACATGAGAACTGAGGctttaaaattggatttagtattCAGAGACAAACTTTAATGTTAATACTTGCTGAAGGAACGGTAATTGTACTACCAAAAGATTAGCACATTGACTAATTATTTCAAaaggatgttttgagaaaaacaatatcAGCAATGTAACAAGACAACTAGCAAAGGGATGTTGGATTCAAGATTCCTTTCTTGGCAACGAGATAACTTAGCATTAAAATGGAACGTTGTGtttgatgaaagaaaatcttataagagaaaagaaaatgtaatttgcatttcctttaatggaaaatattatataacactgaacctcaatgaataattttccaaaaagaaacttgaagttagtttatataattaacggttatatcaaattactagtgagagcaattattcgaaatttacgaatgtttacgattagtttgcataactgtatgcagaataaaaatgaaacaaaaaatactattattaataaaacaaataataagttatgttttctagtataaacttgtaagtgtaagtgtaaggaaaagataataatgtgagtgaaatcaaatcacacaataaaacacagaataaagcgatacagctacagatggaaatatgttcaagcaaatgtatatgatttagaacatgtagaacgactatcaaaaatttaaattaaaatgtagaaaagaatgataatactgaagaatttggtaaatctatgtagtagatttacggagtccggaatgttacggacagctgaggcttatcgcggatcgagttacagatccataagataagcaatatttgagattatatttagaaaagacctccaagcgaggtatagaaacgtttagaaaggaccaatgtaaggcaattaaaagatgtaagagctcaagtgttttgttaggctagaaaaagcttgtagttcgaaattattgccggtcataaattcagaatggacgaatatttaaatagcgtccggtaaacaatttaatgcatgcatcatttaggatgcatttttattacccttttccatccctagctgcgctcagccagatacaccagcagggtgtaataaaataaaaggatgttatttagagcgaaggatggaaaggggaaatccaagaataagataggcgcaccgacgaggtgctataaacttaaggtattttcttagggtagtgcagccgtctcagactgcacgttaccatacgctagaagaagggacaaggaaggtagatgatctaaacgaaaccgatatgttatcggttttcaagagagagagaggagatgttcctcgtcaatcttagtttaaggaaccatgtatatattgtgaaacttttgaataaattttttagtattgtaacagaactcacgcgaaagcgttaaaatttttctttcaatagagaaatttttcacctactttgttcggctttcgcgaatttatgtgaaaaagacgggatgattttttagaatttcattctcatccagttcatccactactctcgaaTGTGcaatagcaataacaaaacaaacaacccccgctccacaaaccgtaatccccttctccttgaagtgatgatgttggtTCACctattatacatttatacaagcgccttggtaATTCGCCAATTgtgcagtgtcgacgtctggtggctcCCTTCATGTtcagggccataatttgggtcccaagtTCGAAAATGTAAtatccatcagattagaaggtataatgtcatttttcaaatgtaaaaatatgaaagaaaattttcacatcatgttatttaattacttgaaacaagtATTTTTGACTCATATTTAACAATTTGTTCATATATTTccgatattttttattgaaactcttcattgtaatataaaattttattcagaaacaatttttgtataagagtttttcaccacttgcaaagAAACTATTTTTAATTTACAATGAATACTAATTTGTTATGgcgaagttaattttcattcataatttcaattttaaaagtgtgttcattccgcctgaaaatcattTATCTTTGTCGCTCCCCGAATTCGTGaaacgaagcacaatgccgtcaacgcgaattacaTTCAATAACAAACAATATCATTTTTGTGGCCTATCCACTTTCTTTCCGGTTTGAAATGCATTGCAGAGCTTCAAATTGTTCGATATAAGCGTTGATAAGCATGCACTCGCTGGGGGACGTGTTCGGAAGGCTGAAGCCGTTATTCGAAAAAGTTGTACAAGATCCAACGCTTGCGGATATTAAACGTTTGAATGAGTGCCTCGACCAAATCGACAAATCCAGTTTGCAGATCCTGCAAAATGTTTTCCTCCAGCAGCTGGTTGTGCTGGTCGATGGCATTTCGAAGGAGTTAGTTATCGGAAAGTTCTGGGTTAGAATTTCACTTATAACAATGGGTGTGTCTCTTCCAGGAATAAAAATGAACTTAAAACCCAGCTGATCGAATGCATCTGTACAATCCTGCAGAAGACTAAGATCCGACAGGCTGTGGCCATGAAGACAACGGCGATAGTGTTGACGAAACAAATCTATGACGCCCGGAGCGGACATCTGGTCGGGGATCTCTCGGAAGAGCTGAAAATGGTCACGCTTCGGGGCCTGACGCTGGTTTCGAAAGCCATACAATCGGACTTGGTCGAAGTGGTTTACGTTCGGGACAATTTGAATTTGATCTCTCAGGTGCTGTTTGTTTGCGTGAGTTTACTCGGTGTGGAGAAGTACAGGAAGCTGCGCTCGCAAGCTATCGAATGTATAATGGCTACAATGCAAGTTCACGACGAATTCGACCTGGCGGATGTCGTGCTGAGATGCCAGATCGCGGAATTGCTTTTTATAGTGCTTCCCAAGCTTTTGATGGCAATGGTGTCCGTCATCAACGGTGATCCGAAACAAGGGAAGGCTGTTATTGGAATCGGAATCAAAGCTTTGGGAAGAATTCTGGGTATCATATTTGAGGATTATGATGGAGATCACAGGGAAGAGGAAATCGAAACGAAGGACTTTATAAAACTGTCTAAAAATATAGAAAGCTTAAACATAAAGGGACGAAACATACTAGGAATGGGTTTAAAAGATTCGAAAGCTAAAGAGGAGTACTTTTGCAATACTACCAGGAGCCGAGAGTGGCTATTGGAGGCAGAGAAGAAGGTCCACGCGGTACTCGTTACGATATCCCATCAAAGAGGAGCCGAAGAAGAATCAATACGGCAGGAATACGCTAGGATGAATGCAGAACTGTTGCAAAAGTGTGCCACGTGAGTATTGAATGCTTGCTTGAATGTTATGTGGTAATTGTCCCTCGATTTTTCGCAGCAATATGCCGACTTGTTCGGTGATTTTCCTCGAGTCTCTTCTCGCTCTCAGTCAGGATGATTCGAGCAAGGTTCGTGATATCTGCGAGGAAGGCTTGAAAAGGCTATCCCAATCCGGCGTTTCCTTCGGTCCGTCTCGAATGGATGAACTTTTTTATGATTCTCTGCAGCCAATCGTTCGTACGATATATCGAGGAGAGGAAACAGAACAAATAGCTAGTTTTCGGCTTCTGAAAGGCTACATACATTTTCTCTCCGAACACCAGTTGAGTCTTATCCTTTCCAATCAGGAGATTCTCAACCAGCTGGTATCGATTTTAGTCTGCGGGGCGGAACTGGATCAGACAGACGAACTTGTTCGTCGAGAGTACGTTTCCTATCGCTTTGAGTATGCCTTGGATGAGAATAAATTGGAGAAAGAAAAGCGAGAATCCAGGTGGATCATTCTCCGTAACTTCAATGGCTCTGACAGGAGCCGTAAATCTTTCCTGGACTTGATCAAAAGCTTCCACCATCGTCCGGAAGCGCTCTCGAGAATCTTGAACTATATCCTGGAGGATCTCTTTACCACCAAATTCAATACAAATGGTTATCTTTTTCTGCTCTCAGAACTAGTTCCTTCTGAAGCTAAAGGGAATCGAACCATTgtagaaatcttcaaaaatgttttcatgGAAATTCTTCAAAGTTATCACTGGGAGCTGAACCTGGAGGAAGCGACAAACGTTTCCGATCTCAAATTCAACGCGCTTCACATTTGTCTGTCACTTCGTTTAATCGCACGTTACTCGCTTCTCTTCCACGAAGACTTTCGATGGCAGCTGTACGGCGTTCTGGGACATGTTCTCCCACTGTCTGGAAGCAGTTTAAATTGCGTGAATGAAGCAGCCGAAATGGCACTGGAAGCCATCGCCGAGAGTCAGGGAATGACGTCTATTCATGAGCTTATTTTCCACAATCTGGACTACATTGCACAACACGTAAGCCACAGTTTGAGACACTCTTGCAGCTTTTCCATCGGAGTTCACATGCTGGAATCGGTGCTTCGATTTGTTCCCTACGAATCCTCTGCGATTCTTGAGTCCACCATCAGCCCGATTGTGATGGACATTCTGGAGAGTCACGACCGGCGGGTTGGTGAAAGGAGGATTCTCTGCCTTCgtgttttacacatttttgTGCGTGCCATTCGGTATCGTTACCGAGCGGAGCTCCAGAAGGCGGAAAG
Protein-coding sequences here:
- the LOC129762798 gene encoding TELO2-interacting protein 1 homolog; the encoded protein is MHSLGDVFGRLKPLFEKVVQDPTLADIKRLNECLDQIDKSSLQILQNVFLQQLVVLVDGISKENKNELKTQLIECICTILQKTKIRQAVAMKTTAIVLTKQIYDARSGHLVGDLSEELKMVTLRGLTLVSKAIQSDLVEVVYVRDNLNLISQVLFVCVSLLGVEKYRKLRSQAIECIMATMQVHDEFDLADVVLRCQIAELLFIVLPKLLMAMVSVINGDPKQGKAVIGIGIKALGRILGIIFEDYDGDHREEEIETKDFIKLSKNIESLNIKGRNILGMGLKDSKAKEEYFCNTTRSREWLLEAEKKVHAVLVTISHQRGAEEESIRQEYARMNAELLQKCATNMPTCSVIFLESLLALSQDDSSKVRDICEEGLKRLSQSGVSFGPSRMDELFYDSLQPIVRTIYRGEETEQIASFRLLKGYIHFLSEHQLSLILSNQEILNQLVSILVCGAELDQTDELVRREYVSYRFEYALDENKLEKEKRESRWIILRNFNGSDRSRKSFLDLIKSFHHRPEALSRILNYILEDLFTTKFNTNGYLFLLSELVPSEAKGNRTIVEIFKNVFMEILQSYHWELNLEEATNVSDLKFNALHICLSLRLIARYSLLFHEDFRWQLYGVLGHVLPLSGSSLNCVNEAAEMALEAIAESQGMTSIHELIFHNLDYIAQHVSHSLRHSCSFSIGVHMLESVLRFVPYESSAILESTISPIVMDILESHDRRVGERRILCLRVLHIFVRAIRYRYRAELQKAESDPNVIAKKALEDKIAQLKQELEHKLPEAGATIEEVFDGEPNETDQPEGEPESVEPYQSEEQKLPPHIRITMEILTVNFKYLASSVTDERIVVLGTLNEGIHLLKEHENQLLPLVHQIWFNFAERFADTSPVVIGCAFDLLVSLAELAKDFIRKRTLDDVMPRLNAFMRDSVSADYSARQTFNLQRKVLTHAPALVASLKLNERQLDQVLEVGKLYLQRSERRELQQLAKLFLDRLREYDSGAVFIKLNASKRGN